The DNA window ACCGCCAACGCCCTCTTCCACTCCCTGCACAAGCCCGTCTCGACGGGCCCCtcgcccctcgtcctcgccctgcgcacgctcttcctcggcgcgcccgccgacctgcccgccTTCCGCGCCTCCTTTTCCCCCGGCGCGCGCATCGTCTCGTACGCCACAtcgccgacaccgccgtcCGCCGAGGCCGGTGGCAAGGACAGCAATAatgacgccgtcgagtcgctgtacggcgccatcgtcgccagctACGGCTTCCACgccagcctcgtccacgAGAGCGACACGCCTGCGTACCGCGTCCACGGCAGTAAGCGCTTCGGCATGGTGGCGCAGGACCTCTTGCGCGAGTCGCATCCCTATCGCGCGCGCCTCTTCATCCGCCGaccgtctgcgtctgcgtctgcgtcctCCACTTCGGCCTCCGCTCCTAACggcgcgccaccgccaccgccagcaccTGCATatgcatcagcatcatcaccaccccagcagccgctcgaGCCCTTCCCACCTGGctccagcgacggcggcaacggcggcaacacGCATGCCTACGTCCTCGCCACCATGGTTTCCAACCTTGAGCGCACCTTTAccatctcgcccgccagTACGCCCCTCGACaaccgcctgcgcctcgtgCACTTTGGCCCTATCGGCGGGCCGCGCACCATGGAGGTCATGATGGCCGCatacgacggcggcgcgcacgtgGGCATGGcctgggacgacgacgacgatgacggcggccaccaccaccaccgcgtcGCCTACGaggaggtcgacgagctgcgcgtcgaggtgcgcgaagacgatgacgcccgcTGGCGCGTGTTTtgcgtcgacggcaccatCGTGGAGGTGCCGCGCCGGGGACACATGGCCGTGGAGAAGGCAAAGcccggcctgctgcgcgtgctcgtcgacccgCGCGTGCAGGGACGACGGTGAGAGGGAGTGGCGTGTGTGTCACTGCTATATATGTTTTGCCTTGCATTCGCCCCCTCAAAGGGCGGGCGTTATGCGTGCTGCTACGTAGCCTAGACGTTGATGATATCATGACCGATATGTCCTCCTCACTCTCTCCAACCAAAACCCTTTGGCCAGCCGCGTGAGTCGCGGCCTCCTCGTACAGGGCCCCCCAAAAAGGGTGGTGGCCTTATGCGTCCATGAGCTTCGACGCCCGCTTCTCCATCAGCTGCTCAAACTGGTCCACGCCATTGCTCAGCACGCTCATCTCCCCTCCCTTGAGCCTGTACACGACCctccggcgcggcgcctcgtcgccctcgtcgctgtcggcggcgctctcgTCCTCACCCTCGTCCATGTtcccctcgacggcgccgcgcatgAACCACCTGTCGTGGCTCACcagcaccacggcgccgtcccaCTGGCTCAGCGcgacgcgcagcgccgtcaccgtctcgTAGTCGAGGTGCGTCGTCACCTCGTCCAGCACCAGGCagtgcggccgccgccagaacAGGCGCGCGAGCCCGCACCGcacgagctgcccgcccgagAGCTTCGCCACGGGGACGTCGGACGCGATGCGCCCCGGTaggcccagctcgccgagcagcgcgcggagctcgccctcgttgagcgcgccgtcgacgtcccGCGCCAGGAGCGACAGGGCCGTGAGgtcgggctcgtcgcgcccgaGCGCCTTGAGGTCCTCGATGGCGTGCTGCGAGTAGTACCCGAGCTTCAGGCGCGGGTGCGTGGTGACGCTCCCCGCCGTCGGACGCGTCTCCCCGACCAGGAGCTTGATGAGGGTCGACTTGCCGGAGCCGTTGAGGCCCAGCACACCCACGCGGTCGCCCATGCCGACGGTGAGGCTGACGTCCTGGATGACCATGGGCGTCCTGGGCGAGTAGCGGTACGACGCCTTCTCCACGGACAGCAGCGACCCGGGGAAGCGCAGGTCTGGCGGTTCCGGCAgcgtgatgacgacggggcgcTCCTCGGGCGGGATCTCAATGTCCTCGCGGGACTTGAGAAAGAAGCCGTTGAGCTCCTTGTTGAGCTTGAAGCggccgcccttggcgccgACCTGCATGCCCCAGCggtcgtcgagcttcttctgccGCGACTTGGCCTGGCGGATCTTGTTttggtcgtcgttggccttgccggccttcATGTTCTGCTGGATCGTCTTCTCAATGTGCGCGCGCTGCTTGTTCTGCGCCTCCTTCATCTTGCGCAGCCACAGCTTGCGCTCCGCCTGCGACGACTCGTAGGTGGGCAGGTCGCCGTGGAAGTAGGTCAGCTGCTTGTCCTTGAGGATGAGCAGGTCGGTGCAGAGGCCGATGAAGTCGCGGTCGTGGGAGACGAGGATCAGCGTGGGCGGCCGCTCCGTGTCCTCGAGGGAGCCCAGGTAGCGCTGCAGCCAGATGATGCCCAGGAGGTCGAGGAAGTTGgtcggctcgtcgaggatcaggatgtcggcgtcctggagcagcgccgtggcgagcgcggcgcgcatgTGCCAGCCTCCCGACatgctggcgatgggctTGGCCATGCGGTCCTCGGAGAAGCCCAGGCCGGTGAGgatcttcttggccttggtctCGATCTGAGAGAGGCGCGCTGGCTCgacctggagctggagctcggcgagcatgtcggcggcctcttgCGTCTCCGCCTGAAGGCTGTCTGACGAGACCTCCTCCCGGGGTTGCTCAAGCCTAGAttgggggtggggggtgTATCAGCGTTGCCCTGTTGTGTCTAAAGAGTGCCATTTGCCTTGATGAGCACTCACTCTGCTTTAGAGTCGGCGACGACTTTTTCAAAGGCCACCAGGGCTTTCCGCGCCTGCATGCCCCGTGTGCCGctgcgcagccgcgcctcctTGTCAAGCCGGAAGAGCCGCTTCTGGAGGCGCTCATGCTTGAGCGTCCTGAGAGCCCTCACCGGGCCAAAGGCATCGGATgcatcgacgccctcggaGAGAGCTGTTTTGGAATTAGCATTGTGTTTGAGGCATGGAATTGGTACGGGCGGCCGACTTTGGATCTCTTGCTCTACTACGTCGCGCGAAGTGGcgcggtcgacgacgagctcgaggacggtGGGCTCTTTCCCTGCCTTCTCGAcaccgtcctcgtcgatcAATCTCGACTGCTGCAGAATGGCGATCCTCGTGCCCTCGGGGATGCCCGGAATGAGCTTCTCGTGGATGGCTCGTAGCAGCGCTGGGGGGCAGTATGTCAGTTTGCTGGTTCAAGGAACGCGagacaggggggggggacggacgCACTCGATTTACCAGTGCCGTTGCGGCCAACAAGGGCATATCTCTGGCCCTCTTTCAAGCGGAGCTTGGCACCGCTGAGGAtctcgatgccctcggcgcgaGCTTTCGACTTGCCCTTGGccgagggggcggcgccgcccttttCGCTGGACGTGACGGtgatgccgaggccgtcaacgTCGAGCTGCCATGGGCCAGCGATTAGCATTGGGggtttttcttcttcttcaaaTGGTCCGGTAGGCTCACCTCGCGGTAGTTGGGCGAGTCGATGTGAAAGCGAGTCTGCTTGGCCGTGCAGAGGATGGTGGCCACGGactcggcggccatggacgtcATTGCGTCGGTTGTTGCGTGTGCTGGTGATTTGTTGACGCACGAAGTGCCTCTCTTTGTCAGATTTTCTGCGGGTTGGTATAGTTAGGAGTGTGCGCGGGGCTGCTTCTCAGAGCTGGCCACTCGCGCAAGTCGAATCGGTGATGCTGGTGTcgggaggtgaggtgaggtgatgATGCTCAGGTCAGGCGAAGGAGGCGAGCATTTATTTCAAGCTCCCGTTGTGTTAGTCCACTGGAGCGAGGCCGGGAGTGCCAAGACAGACAGCCCTACTTCGTATACTTGATGATGAGCAAAGATTAG is part of the Purpureocillium takamizusanense chromosome 7, complete sequence genome and encodes:
- a CDS encoding uncharacterized protein (COG:S~EggNog:ENOG503Q3SC), producing the protein MTSQTNDILRRQKPTATAVQDVRVQDDNLVWTDPSDGAQQHQVRLDQVLFTLPAAPEGSIIVCLVEDDDTAAAAAEHKKTQPPFRLVALRADGDGSPLTEQLLLRDGRERVDELPAHLRRRRDDDGKDANDVRVVVSTGSGVGHAVAFWEQVLRPLFTLVGEALGQREEAAVGADPKDVVVTEDAHSVRRFARALSERRSKGERQGRGEEGSSTTVILLSGDGGVADLLNGIGGSSSSSDGSTAVPVPPPAPLVALLPLGTANALFHSLHKPVSTGPSPLVLALRTLFLGAPADLPAFRASFSPGARIVSYATSPTPPSAEAGGKDSNNDAVESLYGAIVASYGFHASLVHESDTPAYRVHGSKRFGMVAQDLLRESHPYRARLFIRRPSASASASSTSASAPNGAPPPPPAPAYASASSPPQQPLEPFPPGSSDGGNGGNTHAYVLATMVSNLERTFTISPASTPLDNRLRLVHFGPIGGPRTMEVMMAAYDGGAHVGMAWDDDDDDGGHHHHRVAYEEVDELRVEVREDDDARWRVFCVDGTIVEVPRRGHMAVEKAKPGLLRVLVDPRVQGRR
- a CDS encoding uncharacterized protein (COG:E~COG:J~EggNog:ENOG503NVJB); the encoded protein is MTSMAAESVATILCTAKQTRFHIDSPNYRELDVDGLGITVTSSEKGGAAPSAKGKSKARAEGIEILSGAKLRLKEGQRYALVGRNGTGKSTLLRAIHEKLIPGIPEGTRIAILQQSRLIDEDGVEKAGKEPTVLELVVDRATSRDVVEQEIQTLSEGVDASDAFGPVRALRTLKHERLQKRLFRLDKEARLRSGTRGMQARKALVAFEKVVADSKAELEQPREEVSSDSLQAETQEAADMLAELQLQVEPARLSQIETKAKKILTGLGFSEDRMAKPIASMSGGWHMRAALATALLQDADILILDEPTNFLDLLGIIWLQRYLGSLEDTERPPTLILVSHDRDFIGLCTDLLILKDKQLTYFHGDLPTYESSQAERKLWLRKMKEAQNKQRAHIEKTIQQNMKAGKANDDQNKIRQAKSRQKKLDDRWGMQVGAKGGRFKLNKELNGFFLKSREDIEIPPEERPVVITLPEPPDLRFPGSLLSVEKASYRYSPRTPMVIQDVSLTVGMGDRVGVLGLNGSGKSTLIKLLVGETRPTAGSVTTHPRLKLGYYSQHAIEDLKALGRDEPDLTALSLLARDVDGALNEGELRALLGELGLPGRIASDVPVAKLSGGQLVRCGLARLFWRRPHCLVLDEVTTHLDYETVTALRVALSQWDGAVVLVSHDRWFMRGAVEGNMDEGEDESAADSDEGDEAPRRRVVYRLKGGEMSVLSNGVDQFEQLMEKRASKLMDA